The stretch of DNA CACCGGCTTCCCCGACTTCGAGACGGTGAGTTTCGTCGGCTACGCGCTGGCGCTCGCCGGGCGGACCGCGGGCATCTCGCCCGCCACGGCCGAGGCGGCGTACGCCGCCGTCTGGTGGAGTCACGCCCTCCTCGCGCTCGGGTTCGTCGCCCTCCTCCCCTACGCCAAACCCGTCCACATGCTCACGTCGATGGCGAACATCGTCACCCGCGACGAGAAGGCGGGCAAGCGACTCCCCGGCGTCCCCGCCGACCTGCCGCCGGCCGAGATCGGCACCGGCTCCGCCGACGATTTCACGTGGCGCGAACGCCTCGATCAGGACGCCTGCACCACCTGCGGTCGGTGTTCCTCCGTCTGTCCCGCCAACGAGGTGGGTCGCAATCTCGATCCGCGGAACGTGATCCTCGACCTGAAGGCCTACCGCGAGGCACGGACGGCCGGCGAGGCCGACGAGGTGCCCATCGTCGCCGACGGCGGCGAGAGCGTCATCGACGCCGAGTCGATGCACGCCTGTCTCTCCTGTATGGCCTGTATGGACGCCTGTCCGGTGGATATCGAACACGTCAAGCAGTTCACGGGGATGAACCGCCGGCTCACCGAGTCGGGCGGGATGGACCCTCACGTCCAGGACGCGATGATGAACGCCTTCCAGCAGGGCAACGTCTTCGGCGACCCCGCGCGCAAGCGCCCCGAGTGGACCGAGGCGCTCGACTTCGCGGTGCCCGACGCCCGGGACGAACCAGTGGATCTGCTCTGGTACGTCGGCGACTACCCCTCCTACGACGACCGGAACAAACGGGTCGCGCAGTCGCTCGCGCGCCTCTTCGAGGCCGCGGGCGTCTCCTACGGCATCCTCTACGAGGACGAACAGCACGACGGCAACGACGTGCGCCGCGTCGGCGAGGAGGGACTCTACGAGATGCTCGTCGAGGACAACGCCGCCGCCTTCGCCGACGCGCAGTTCGACGAGATCGTCTGCACCGACCCGCACAGCTACAACACGTTCACCCACGAGTACCCCGAGATGGCCGACGACTTCGACTACCCCGTCTCTCACTACACGGAGGTGGTCGAACGCCTCGTGCGCGAGGGTCGCCTCGACGTACCCGCCACCCTCGACCGGACCGTCACGTACCACGACCCCTGTCATCTCGGGCGTATGAACGACGTCTACGAGGCGCCGCGCGAACTCGTGCGCGCGACGGGGGCGACGCTCGCGGAGATGCCGCGCAACCGCAACGACTCCTTCTGCTGTGGCGGGGGCGGGGGCGGTGTCTGGACCGAAGTCGAAGAGGAAATGAAGCCGAGCGAGGAGCGTCTCCGCGAGGCCGTCGAGGACACCGACGGCGACGTGGAGCAGTTCGTCGTCGCCTGCCCGATGTGTACGACGATGTTCGAGGACGGGCGGAAAACGGGCGGGTTCGAGGACGACGTGGAGATCGTCGACCTGACCGAACTGCTGGTGGACGCGGTAGCCGCGGCGGCTGGGGTCGCCGACCCGGGAGCACGGGCGGACGGCCGATCGGAGACCGCAGCGGACTGATCCCGAGCGGCCGGCCTCACAGCCCGATTCAAGACGGAACCGGCCAGTCCGCGAAGCTCCCGTCGACGAACGTCTCCCGCTGGTTGGCGGGATGCGTGCGCTGTGTCTTATGGATCGCCTCGGCGAGCGGTCGATCCCCGTTCAGCCGCGTGACGACCAGCGACCGCTTCCACGCCGCCGGCGTCCGCCGCCGCAGTCGGTCCCGCAGCGGCTCGACCAGCGCCGTGGCTCGCTTCCGTGCCAGGTCACACCGTGTCAGCCCGTCCAGCGCCGTCCCGAGGACGTCGTCGAGGCACCGGTCGAGGTCGTTCGTCGTCCGCCCGTCCGCGGTAGTCCACGTGACGTCGCCGTCGAGGCCGTCTCTCGCGGCCGCGTAGAAGTTCTCCCGAGCCCGCTCCCACGACAGATCGGCGACGGGGTGATCGGTGGCGGGAAGGGCCGTCATCGCCCCGGCGAAGGCGGCGAGAAACGCCACGGTGTCTCGGAGGGTCGGCTGGGCCGGTAGCGGTCTGAACTCGATCCGTGCGTTGGCCGTCGGCCCCGACCGCCGAGACGTGCGCCGACGAGTGCGACGGCCGCGAACGCGAGCATCGCGGCGAGCAGCCCGATCCCCGCGGTCCAGCCGGCGGCGTCGGCCAGCGTGCCGACGACGACGGGACCGAGCGCCGCGACGAGGATGTACGCCGTTCGCACCGCGCCGAACCCGACGCCGCACTCGGCGTCGGCGAGGGCGTCGACCGCGCGCGACTGGACGGGCGGTCCACACGCCATCGCGACGCCGACGAGCGCCACGGCGGGCAGGGCAGCCGCGCGGGTCGTACCGAGAGCGAGCGCCGCGTAGCCGACGGCGCCGACGGCGAACAGTGCGCCGGTGACCGCGTCGCGGCCGAGGCGGTCGGAGAGCCAGCCGCTCACGGGCTGGAGCGCCGTGACCACGACGAAGTAGGCGCCGAAGAGCGCGCCCGCCGTCGACAGCGGGAGGCCGTGGGCTTCGACCAGGACCGTCGGGAGGAAAGACAGCGTCGCGAGCGCGGCGAACTCCCCGACGGTCGCCAACGCGGCCGCGGCGGCGACCGGCGGCCGGCTGAGGACGGCGGCGACTTGACGCGGGCGTACGGCCGTCCCGCCGTCGGTTCGCGCCACGGCGCGTGGCGCGGATGGTCCCCGACGGAGGAGGACACCGAGCAGGAGGGTCGTGACCACGGCGCCGCTCCCGAGGACGACCCGCCAGCCGAACCGAGCGCCGAGCAGCGTCGCCAGCGCGGGGGCGACGAGTCCCGCCGCCTGACTACCGACGCGGTGGATACCGATGACCCGTCCCACGTCCTCGAACCGCGCCGCGAGCAGCGCCGTCGCCGGGGTGTAGTAGAGACCGGCCCCCATCCCGAGCAGGAGCGCAACGGCGCCGAAGGCGAGAAGCGACGGCGCCGCGGCGAGCGCGAGCGCCGCGACGGCCGTACCGCCGAGCGCGGCGAGGACGACCCGCCGTTGACCGTACCGGTCGCCGGCGGCGCCGCTCGGCAGTTGCACACAGGCGTACACCAGCCACATCCCGGTGAGTATCGTCCCGACGGCACCCCGGGAGGCGCCGAACGCCCCACGGAGCGACGGCACGACGGGGCTGACGAGTAACTGCGCGAGCCGGACCGCGAAGTACGACCCCACACAGACCGACAGCGCGGCGTGGCGCTCGCTCCACCGCGCCGTCGAAATACGTGACATCATTTGACGCATATAGCACTCAATAGTAATATATATTAGGGGGATCGGACGCCAACCCCTAACCGACCGGGTGCCATGCGCGTCAACGACGCCGACGTGGACTGGACGACGACCGAACGCGGCGAGACGACGTTCCGGCGGAAGAAACTCGCGGCCGCGGCGGGCGGCGAGCGCCTCGGCTGTTCGCTGTACGAACGTCCGCCGGCGAAGAAGGCGTGGCCCTTCCACTACCACACCGGTAACGAGGAGGCGATTTACGTCCTCGCGGGGACGGGACGCCTCCGCACCCCGGACGGTGCCGATCCGCTTCACCCGGGCGACTACGCCGTCTTTCCGGTCGGCGAAGACGGCGGCCACCGCGTGAGCAACGACGGCGACGAGCCGCTTCGCTACGTGGCGCTGTCGACGATGGACGAGCCGGACGTGACGGTTTATCCCGACTCGGACAAGGTCGGCATCTACGCGGGGTCGGCGCCGGGGAGCGACGACGAACGGGTCGTGGAGGGCTACTACCGCCGCGACGACGACGTGGACTACTGGCTCGACGAGGCCTGACGGGCCGAGAGGGCGGCCCGAATCGCCTCGACCGACGTCCGGTCGCGCTCGGGGGCGTCGTACGTCGAGAGCGCCTCGCGCACCAGGTCGCGGTCGGTCGCGCCGAGGGCGGTACACGACTCGATCCGATCGAGGACGGTCAGGGCGCGGTCCGGCGTCTCACCGGCCGCGACGACCCGTTCGACGTGATCGAGTACCGCGGCGTGCAGCACCCACGCTTCCTCGCGGGACAGGTCGACGCCGCTCGGGCCGTGACAGGTGGTCGGGGACATGGCTGTTGGCTTCGGTCGTGTGTACGGGTACGAGACGTTTGTGGCTGTGCCCGCAGGGTGCCGCCCGCGCACGACCGCGTCACCTACTCCAACGCCGACAGCCCCGTCAGATCCTCGCCGAGGATCAGCGAGTGGATGTCGTGGGTCCCCTCGTAGGTGTACACCGTCTCCATGTTGGCGAGATGCCGCATCGGCGGATAGTCGGCCGTGATACCGTTCCTGCCCAGGAGTTCGCGGGCCACCCGCGACCCCTCGCGGGCCATCCGGACGTTGTTGCGCTTGGCCATCGACACCTGTTGGGGGCGCAGTTCACCCCGCTCTTTCAGGCCCGCGAGGCGGTGGGCTAGCAGCTGTGCCGTCGTCACCCGCGTCGCCAGCTCCGCGAGCTTCTCCTGTTGCAGCTGGAAGCCGCCGATGGGCTTGCCGAACTGCTCCCGCTCCGTCGCGTACTCCCGGGCCGTCTCGAAACAGTCGCGTGCGGCGCCGACGGCGCCCCACGCGATGCCGTAACGCGCCTGCGTGAGGCAGGAGAGCGGGCCCTTCATCCCCCGTACGTCGTGGACGTTCCCCGCGGGCACCCACGCGTCCGAGAGGCTGATCTCGCCCGTGATGGAGGCGCGGAGGGAGAGCTTCTCGTCGATTTTCTGCGTCCGCACGCCGTCGCGCCCCGTCTCGACGAGGAAGCCCCGTACCGGGTCGTGGGGTCGCTCCGGTCCCGCGCCCACACCACCGCCACGTCCGCGATGGGTGCGTTCGTGATCCACGTTTTCGACCCCGTGAGCCGGTAGCCGTCGCCGTCCCGCTCCGCACGCGTCGCCATCGACGACGGGTCCGAGCCGTGTTCGGGCTCCGTGAGACCGAAACAGCCCACTGCCGACCCCGTCGCCAACTCGGGGAGCCACCGCTCACGCTGGTCTTCGGTGCCGAACCGGTGGATGGGGTACATCACCAGCGCCCCCTGGACGCTCGCCATCGACCGCACCCCCGAGTCGCCCGCTTCGAGTTCCTGGATCAGGAGGCCGTACGCCCGCTCGCTCACGTTCGGCAGGCCGTAGCCGTCGAGGCTGGGACCGTAGAAGCCCAACTCGCCCATCTCCGGGATCAGGTCGGTGGGGAAGGTGCCGTCGAGGAAATGCTCGCCGATGTCCGGCCGCACCTGTTCGCCGACGAACCGACTGGCGGTGTCGCGGATCAGCCGCGCCTCCTCGCCGAGGTCGGCCCCCAGGCCGACGTAACCGAGCATGGCCGGAATCGGGGCGGGTCGGCCACATGCCCTCGCTCCCGTCAGATGAACTCCCGCACCTCGGAGTACCACATGTCGTGGTGGTCGACGGCGCCGATCCGCTCGGCGATGTCGACGGCGAGGGCGTGCCAGCACCGCTGGGTCGGATCGGCGGGATCGAGGTTGTACTCGGCGTCCTTGCAGGGACAGCCGCCGTTCTCGATGATGTACTCCTCGTCGTGGCCGACGACGACGGTAAAGTCGCGGTACTCCTTCACCCGCTCCTCGGAGACGGCCTCGATGGCCCGACTCCCGCGGTCGCCGTGGGTCGCGAGGATGGCGTCGACGATGGGACCTGATAGCTCTCCGGCCGCCGAGAGCGCTTCGCGCCAGTCCTCGACCTCGCTCACGACGCGAACCGTTGGGCTTCGCCGTCTAAAGCGGTTCGGTCGGTCGGACGGTCGTGCGACGCGTGTCCGTCGTCCGTCACGCCGAACCGCGGCGCTTTTCGGCGCTCATCGTCCACTCCACCCATGCGCGTCACCGAGGGGGGGATCGAGTTCGCAGTCGAGGACGCTCGCGACGGCGCGAGCCAGGGCCGCGGCGAGGGCGTCTTCTACAACCCAACACAGGAACTGAACCGGGACGTAACCGTCGCCGTCCTCCGTGCCTATCGCGGGCGCGAACCCCGCGCCGAGACGTATCTGGACGCGATGACCGCGAGCGGCGTCCGCGCCTGCCGCGCCGCGAACGAGGGTTGGAACGTGACCGCGCTCGACACCGATCCCGACGCCGTCGCCCTCGCCCGCGAGAACGCCGACCGCAACGGATTCGCCGTCGACGTGATCGAACGCGACGCCAACGTCCACATGCACGACTCGACGGCGGACGTGATCGACCTCGACCCCTTCGGGACACCGATCCCCTTCGCCGACGCCGCGCTCTCGAACGCCCGCGACTTGGTCTGTGTCACCGCCACCGACACCGCGCCGCTCTGTGGCGCCCACTTCGAGAGCGGCGTCCGCTCCTACGGCACGGTGCCCCGGAACACCGACTACCACCCCGAGATGGGGCTTCGGGTCTTGCTCTCCGCCCTCGTCCGCACCGCCGCCCGCTACGACACCGCGGCCCGACCCGTCTGCTCGCACGTCTCCCGACACTACGCCCGCACCTACCTCGAACTCGACGGCCGGGCGACGAAGGCCGACGAGTGCATCGACGAACTCGGCTACGTCCACCACTGCGAGGACTGCCTGACCCGCGACCACGAGTTCGGCCTGATCGCCCACCCGCCCGACGACTGCCCGGCCTGCGGCGGGAATCGCGTCGTCACCGCTGGCCCCCTCTGGCTGGGCGCGGTCCGTGACCGCGAGTTCGTCGCCGCCGTCCGCGAGAGCGTCGACGACGGGATGGGGGAGGCGGCCCGCGCTCGCCGGACCCTGGATCGGCTGGAGGCGGAACTCGACGAACCCACCCACTACGATCAGCATCGCCTCTGCAAGGAGTGGACTCGGTCCGCGCCCGCGATGGACGACTTCCTCGCGGACCTGCGGGCGGCCGGATTCGAGGCCTCGCGCGCCCACTACCACGGGACGGCGTTCAAGACGAACGCGTCGGTGACCGAGATTCGGGACGCAACGGGCGGGTGAGACGAGCGCCGGCCGATCTCTCACCGCGGCCCGAAGACGTGGACCGGCTAGTCGCTCCCGTCGCCGGGGGCGACCGATCGGCACGGTGCCGATCGACGCGAGACCGGCTCCGATACGGGTGCTCGTGCCCGGCGTTTCCGCGGTGGCCGCTCCCGGTCCCCTGCGGGCCGAGACCCCGACAGTGCGTATCGTAAGTCACTACGGACGCGTTGCCGCCACATCCGGCAACACACCGACGAACAGTTACGACGAACGCTACGAGTCGTTCATCTCGTCCCTGGCGTGAATCTTGGCCCGTTCGCGAGCGCTGGGATTGACCGACTGCTTGAACGGCACCTTCGCGACCGTCGCGTATACGGGCTCGCCGGGTTCCGCGGCGTATTCGTCCGGGAGGTGGACGTCGAACTCCACGTCGACGTCCGCGTCGTATATCGAGTCGTCGAGCGGCACGTCGGTCGCGGCCTGCAGTTTCTCGGCGGGCACGAATCCGAGGCCGATATTGGTGTCGAGTTCCGGATTCCACCACGCCGACGTCAGGTAGCCACACTCGTCGCCGGTCTCCGGATCCGAGACGAGCCAGAAGTCGGGGGCGTAGTCCCGGATCGGCTCGCCGGCCATCTTTAGGCCGACCAGTTTGTGCGTGAACGGGAACGCACCGTTCTCGATGGCTTCCTGCTGGCGTTCCAGTTCGGCCTTGCCGACGTAGTCCGCGTCCTTGTCGTCGGGCACCTGATAGCCGAGGTTGACCTGGAACGGCGACGTCTCGTCGTCCATGTCCTGTCCCAGCGACATGATCCCGGCAGCGATCCGTCGTTGATGGGATATCGCCGTCGCGGCACCGCCGTGGGCCTCGACCGTTTCGAGCACTGGGTTCCACACTGCCTCGGCGTTCGTCGTCGACTCGCGGACGTATATCTCGAAGCCCGCCTCCCCGGAGAAGCCGGTCTGACTCACCAGCACCGGGACGTCGTTGACCGTGGCTTCCAGTAATCCGTAGTACGGGATGTCCTCGACCACGTCTCCGACGAGCGACTCGATCACGGCGGGCGAGTTCGGACCCTGGACTTGCATCGGCGAGACGTCGATCTCGTCGATGTCGACCTCGAACTCGGCGTCGACCGTGACTCCCCGTAGCCACTGTTTCAGGTCGCCGTCTGCGATGGAGAACCAGAACTCGTCGTCGGCGAGCCGTAACAGGACGAAGTCGTTGAGGATACCGCCGTCCTGACCGCAGCAGATGGCGTACTTGCCACGCATCGGCTCGATCTCGGTCGCGTCCCTCGTGATGACGTAGTTGACGAACGCCTCGGCATCGGGGCCCGCGACACGAATCTGGCGCTCGACCGCGACGTCCATCAGCGTCACCTCGTTGACCAGCAGATCGTACTCGGCGTCCAACCCGCCCTCGTCGGGGTCGATGTATCCCCGCGGGTGGTACATGTGATTGTAGACCGTCGCCTGCCGACACCCCGCCTCGACGGAGAGGTGCCAGAACGGCGACTGCCGAACGCGAGTCGAGATCAGGAGGTCGACGTCCGCGTCGCCCGTCTGACGGAGGTTTCTGGGGACGGTACGATCCGACTGGTCGACGTCGGGGTGGTTCGGATGGTGGTGATTGCTCGTCATTGTCGATCTATTTCGGTGGTCCAGCGTGATGGCCGAACAGCGTCGTCCGGATACGCCGCAACCGACTGGCGCCGGCTGCCACGATGACCTCCGCGGGGAGGGAGACGTGTGACTCGGTGGCTCCGGCCCGGTCGCCGTCATCGTGTTCTCGAATCATGCCACTGTATGCCGCATCCGTGATCACATCGCTCTGTAGCTTATTCCTATAACCCGTTTATGTAGGGGCGGCAGATCCCGCGTCTCGCTGATCCCGTCCGTCCGTCGCTCAGTCGGGGTGGTCGGAACGACGAGGGACGGCGAGCGCCGACGACCAACGCCACGGCGAACGCTCGGAGAACGCTCGAGCGTGCGTCCACTCGCGTTCCGAATCGACCCGTCGCTGGATTCGGCGGTCCGCGCGCCTAGTCGGCCGCGTCCGTCGCCGAGCGGTGCCTCGACGCGCCGTGCTCGACCGCTCCACACCGCTTCCACGCGTGCTAGGCACCGCCCGACAGCGCTCCAGTCGGCCGCCGTGGGCGTGCTGAATACGGGCACGAATCCGGCACGCCGATGGAATCGCCGATTCTTATCGAGTGGGAACGGCAACACCCGATTATGTTGCTCTAGTTTCACTTTCTCGTAGGTGAACCCCAATGCCAATCGAAGACCTCGCCCGAAGCGACGCCGTCACAGCTCCCCCCGAAACCCCGGTCGCCGACCTCGCGGCGACCATGGACGAGGAGAACGTCGGGAGCGTCGTGATCACGAACGACGAGACGCCCGTCGGGATCGTCACTGATCGAGACCTGACCGTTCGCGTCCTCGGTGGTGAGGGCGACTCGACCGGTCGGACCGCCGAGGACGTGATGACTACCGATCTCCGTACAGCCGAGCCCAGCGCCGGATTCTACGAGGCGGCCAACCTGATGGCAGAACACGGGATTCGGCGGCTCCCTATCTGTGCGGGTGATACCCTCGTCGGAATCATTACCGCCGACGACCTGACTGAGTTGCTCGCCGACGAACAACGACACCTCGGGGACATCGTCAGGGCCCAGCGGCCGGAGTACTGAACACCGACTCCGGAAGGAGTCCCCTCCACCCCCGAAGCACAGGTCACGAGAACGGCGGCCGCTGGAGCGCTACGCGACGCTGCAGATCGAATCGAATCGGGGGCGTCCAGTTACGTGAGTGCGAGGAGAAAGCCCCGCCCTTCAGGGCGGGGATGAATCCGACACGCTCATGCCACTCGCTCTCATACATTGGCCTACCGGAGTTCCCTCGCCGGGACACACCGGCTTCGCCGGTACAGACGCTTTGCGTCCACGTCCCACGGGGTAACAAATCCGACACCAGTCCACGGCGTAACACCTCAGGTGACGCGAACCGTGGTACCCAGCCGGCTGAATACCCGACCGTGGAGAGGCGAACGGTATTCGCCCCGTCGAAGCGTCCGGCACGTCCGGGTGGGAAGGCCGCTTTGACACGGCTAAACGCACTGCAAAGCACGCCCTTGGTAATAACTGGGCGGCGACCCCCGACGTGGGACGCGAAAGCGTACCTCGCCACCGAGGAAACGTGCAACCTCGAACTCCCCTTCGGGGAATCCTCGCCCTTCAGGGCGGGGAGGATGTCAAGAGCGATACGAAAGACCGGCGGGTGACTGCTCCGGAGCGCCCTCGATTCGGGGTCGAACTCGAACGACCCACGGACTCGGAAACCGGAGAACGACGAGACGAACTCAAGTGGACGAGGTAGCACCCTCGTCGCGCCGACGCCATCCTCCGGACGTCGCACGCGGTTTCCGTTACCGCCCGAGGAGTTCACTGGGACCAAACTTCCAAATACACCGACCGCGTTCGGTACGGTATGGTATCACGCACCAGTCGGGTCACCCTCGTGCTCCTCGTCACGCTCTCCGTTGCCGCCGCAGGGGTGCCCGCCGCCGCCCAGTCGGGCGCGCAACCGGCGTGGGCCGACGAACTCTTCACGGATCTGCAGGACATGCAGCCGCGGTTCAACTCGAACGTCGGCGACGTCGAGATGAACTTCGCCGAACGACAGGTGTACAACCAGCTCACCGGCAACGTCGTCAACGTCTACTTCGTCAACACCGACGTCGCCTTCTCGTTCTACATGCGACCGGACGGCACCATCACCGACCTCCGTCAGTCGCGGCGCGACGACGCGAGCCTGAAGATGCTGATGACTCGCGAGACGGCCGAGAACTTGGTCGCCCTCGACAACCCCGTGCCGCAGTTCGTCGACCACGTCCAGAACGGGCGGCGAACCGGCGGCACCGTCGAAGGTATCGTCATCAACGGCGAGGACGGCAAACTCGTCAAGCAAGCCACGTGGACCGTCATCAACACGGTCAAGGGGCTGTTCTAACGCGCCCTGACATCCTCCCCCGGCTAAAGCGTGGGCTCTCGCCTCGCTACCGCTGTAACGACCCACAATTGTTGCCGACCGCGGGGCAGATGGCGGTGATGGTCGAGCACAGGCGCACACTGGATTTCAAGATCGCCTTCGTGATCGGGTTGGGCACGATGATCGCGGCGGGGATCTTCTCGCTGTCCGGCACTGCCGTCGCCGCCATCGGTCGTAGCGCGGTCGTCGCCTTCGTCCTCGCGGCGGTCGTCGCCGGTCTCACCGCCGCCTCTTACCTCCGCTCCGGATCACCACGCTGCCGACCCGCGTCGGACGGGACGCTCACCGAACCGCCACGTACCGCCGTCGGCTGCGTCGACGGCTGCCACGACCGTCGCCTGCCCGGGGCGGTGTGGGGTTCCAGTAGCGATTAGTGGCCCCGCCCCCTCGCCATCCACAATGAGCGTACAAGCCGAGTTCGACCGGTGGGCGAGCGAGGGGAAAGACCGGGGGATGGAGGAGCGACACTGGCACACGGCCAAACACGCCCTCGCCCGGATGCCGGTCGAAGCCGGCGAGACGGTGCTCGATCTGGGGACCGGCTCCGGCTACGCCCTGCGAGCGCTCCGGGAGACGCGAGACGTGGGCCGGAGCGTCGGGCTCGACGCCTCCGGCGCGATGGTGCGGAACGCACGGAGCTACACCGACGACGGTCTGCTCGATTTCCTCCGTGGTGATTTCGAGCATCTCCCTTTCCGTGACGGGAGCGTCGACCACGTCTGGTCGATGGAGGCCTTCTACTACGCCGAAAAGCCCGACGCCGTCCTTCGGGAACTCCGACGCATCCTCCGTCCCGGCGGCACGTTCTTCTGTGCGGTCAACTTCTTCGCGGAGAGCGCCCACACCCACGAATGGCAGGAGAACGTTGGAATCGAGATGCGGTTGTGGGACCGCGAGCGGTACCGCGCGGCGTTCCGGGACGCCGGCTTCCACGTCGCCGAGCAGGACACCATCCCGGACCGCGAGGTCGACATCCCGCCCGCCGACGCGTTCCCGACCGAGGACTGGGACTCCCGCGAGGAGATGGTGGACCGCTACCGGACGTGGGGGACGCTCCTGACCGTCGGCGTCGCGCCGTAACCGACGATGCGGCTCATCGCACCCCGTCTCACCCCGCGAACGCGATGGGGATCGGCGTGAAACAGAGGACGCCGAGGACGAGCGTCAGGACGCCGACCGCCCGCCGTTTCGGGTCCACCGGCGTCTCGTCCATGGGCGTCGCGCTCCCGGCGCGGGCGAACAGGAGCGCCAACACGCCCCAGATCGCCCAGATCTGTGCGCCCCGGCCGCCCTCGACCAGCACGAGGTAGCCCGCGAGCCCGAACAGCGCGAGAGGCACCGCCCGCTGGATCGAATCGAGGCGCTCACCCACCAGCGCCCGCGTCACGTGCGCGCCGTCGAGTTGTCCGACGGGAAGCAGATTGAGGAACGTCACGAACCCGCCGACCCAGCCGCCGACGACCACCGGGTTGACGGTCCGGCCGGCTCCGTAGGTCAGCGGCTCTCCCAGGAGCGCGGCGATGCCCTGCACCAGGAGCGGGTAGCCCAGTTGTAGGTCGGCGACGAGCGTCGACTCCGACGCGACGGGGGGCAGCGACACGCCGACCGCGGTGACGACGACGGTGGCACCCAGCCCGGCGAGGGGGCCGGCGACGCCGATGTCGAACAGGGCGCGGCGGCTCGGAATGGTGTCGTTCATGCGGATCACCGCCCCGAGCGTGCCGAGGACGCTCGGAATCGGAATGAAGTAGGGGAGCGACGCCTCCACCTCGTGGTGTCGGCTGAGGGCGTAGTGGCCGAGTTCGTGGACCGCGAGGACGCCCATGACCGACAGGGCAAACGGCCACGCCCCGACGACGGCGAGCGGATCGGCGCCCAAGTCGATGCCGTACCACTGCGACCCGGCGTAGAGGGTCGTCAGGAGCGTCGCCCCGAACAAGGCGACGTTGGTCCAGGGCACGCCGTCGATGCCGGTCGACCGTTCCGTCGCGACGAGGACGTACTCACCCATCTCGCGGGTGAGGGTCACGCGATACCCCCGCTCCCGAAACGCCGGGGCGAGCGTCCGCAGAACCGACTCCCTCGCGTCGGTGAGTTCGCCGTAGTATCGAACCCCCTCCTCGGCCTCCTCCACCTCGTACACGAGAAACGCCTCCGTGAGCGACCCCGGGTTGGGGAGGTCGCCCGGAACCGTGGGTTCGTTCATCGCCGTCCGTAAGGACCACAGCCACTAGTATTTCGTGGCCACGGCGGCCGGGACCGGCGCCCGTGGACCGCAACACGCTCGAACCGGTCGATTTCGGCGTGTCGCTTATCTCCTCGCGTCCCGAACGACGGTCGTGCTCGGGCTCCGATTTTTCGCCTGTGAGGCGTGTGGGACGGTTTACGCCGCCCCCGAGGAACCGACCGACTGCGACCGGTGTTCGGACGGGCGGCTCGCCGAACTCGCCGCCGCGGCGCGCGATGGCGCCGCGGCGTACTTCGCGCCCGCCGATCGAGACGGGTCGTCGTAACCGTCCACCGCACCGTCCCGGCGACGACTCGCGGCGGACCGTCCGAGCGGGCACGGGCTTTTGTCGCCACCGCGCGAACCCGGCGGCGTGTCCGCTCGATCACGGCTCGGCCGCGCCCGAACCGTCGTCCGCGAGGCTCGGGCGCGGGACGCCACCCTTCTGGCCGCCAGCATCGCCTACTACGCTTTCGTCTCCCTGTTACCCCTCCTCGTTCTGACGGCCGTCGTCGCCACGACGCTGGGCGGGGCGGAGCTTCGAACCGCCGCCCTCGCCCTCGCCGGACGGTATCTCCTCCCCGTCGGACAGGCCCTCGTCGGCGAGGCGCTGGCGAACACCACGGGGCGGGGCGGCGTCACGGTCGTCG from Haloplanus salinus encodes:
- a CDS encoding glycine cleavage T C-terminal barrel domain-containing protein; its protein translation is MTSNHHHPNHPDVDQSDRTVPRNLRQTGDADVDLLISTRVRQSPFWHLSVEAGCRQATVYNHMYHPRGYIDPDEGGLDAEYDLLVNEVTLMDVAVERQIRVAGPDAEAFVNYVITRDATEIEPMRGKYAICCGQDGGILNDFVLLRLADDEFWFSIADGDLKQWLRGVTVDAEFEVDIDEIDVSPMQVQGPNSPAVIESLVGDVVEDIPYYGLLEATVNDVPVLVSQTGFSGEAGFEIYVRESTTNAEAVWNPVLETVEAHGGAATAISHQRRIAAGIMSLGQDMDDETSPFQVNLGYQVPDDKDADYVGKAELERQQEAIENGAFPFTHKLVGLKMAGEPIRDYAPDFWLVSDPETGDECGYLTSAWWNPELDTNIGLGFVPAEKLQAATDVPLDDSIYDADVDVEFDVHLPDEYAAEPGEPVYATVAKVPFKQSVNPSARERAKIHARDEMNDS
- a CDS encoding CBS domain-containing protein; the protein is MPIEDLARSDAVTAPPETPVADLAATMDEENVGSVVITNDETPVGIVTDRDLTVRVLGGEGDSTGRTAEDVMTTDLRTAEPSAGFYEAANLMAEHGIRRLPICAGDTLVGIITADDLTELLADEQRHLGDIVRAQRPEY
- a CDS encoding class I SAM-dependent methyltransferase yields the protein MSVQAEFDRWASEGKDRGMEERHWHTAKHALARMPVEAGETVLDLGTGSGYALRALRETRDVGRSVGLDASGAMVRNARSYTDDGLLDFLRGDFEHLPFRDGSVDHVWSMEAFYYAEKPDAVLRELRRILRPGGTFFCAVNFFAESAHTHEWQENVGIEMRLWDRERYRAAFRDAGFHVAEQDTIPDREVDIPPADAFPTEDWDSREEMVDRYRTWGTLLTVGVAP
- a CDS encoding site-2 protease family protein gives rise to the protein MNEPTVPGDLPNPGSLTEAFLVYEVEEAEEGVRYYGELTDARESVLRTLAPAFRERGYRVTLTREMGEYVLVATERSTGIDGVPWTNVALFGATLLTTLYAGSQWYGIDLGADPLAVVGAWPFALSVMGVLAVHELGHYALSRHHEVEASLPYFIPIPSVLGTLGAVIRMNDTIPSRRALFDIGVAGPLAGLGATVVVTAVGVSLPPVASESTLVADLQLGYPLLVQGIAALLGEPLTYGAGRTVNPVVVGGWVGGFVTFLNLLPVGQLDGAHVTRALVGERLDSIQRAVPLALFGLAGYLVLVEGGRGAQIWAIWGVLALLFARAGSATPMDETPVDPKRRAVGVLTLVLGVLCFTPIPIAFAG